The Psychromonas sp. MME1 genome window below encodes:
- the htpG gene encoding molecular chaperone HtpG, which yields MEHQQNHTFSADTGKLLKLMIHSLYSNKEIFLRELVSNAADAADKLRFKALSDGSLFENDGDLRVRLSFDADLKTITISDNGIGMTRDEVIEHLGTIAKSGTSDFFAQLSGDQVKDSQLIGQFGVGFYSAFIVADKVTVNTRKAGEDASQGTCWESNGESDYTVADIVKADRGTEIILHLRDDETEFLNDYKLRGIVAKYSDHISIPVQMFKEATPETEGPDGEKIPGSEAVWESVNKATALWSCAKSDLKDEEYKEFYKHIANDFEDPLTWSHNKVEGEQEYTSLLYIPKRAPFDLWNREKAHGLKLYVQRVFIMDDAEQFMPTYLRFVKGVLDSNDLPLNVSREILQDTRITAKLRSACTKRVLSMLAKFASNNEEEYNKFWKEFGQVLKEGPAEDFSNKEKIAKLLRFSSTQTDAAEQTVSLDAYISRMVEGQYKIYYITADSFNAAKNSPHLEVLRKKGIEVLLMSDRIDEWFLSHLTEYDGKKFTSVTQGDLDLGKLDSEEDKKEQEKQETEFASFIERVKTVLGDKVKEVRLTHRLTTTPSCIVADNDDMSTQMAKLMAQMGQPVPDSKPIFEINPEHELIVKLADMADEELFAQWAELLLEQATLSEKGSLDDPSAFVSRINKLLLA from the coding sequence GAAATTTTCTTACGTGAGCTTGTTTCTAATGCTGCCGATGCAGCGGATAAATTGCGTTTTAAAGCGTTATCAGATGGCTCTCTTTTTGAAAATGATGGTGACTTACGTGTTCGTTTGAGTTTTGATGCCGATTTAAAAACCATCACCATTAGTGATAATGGTATCGGTATGACGCGTGATGAAGTGATCGAACATCTAGGTACTATTGCTAAATCTGGTACAAGTGATTTCTTTGCACAATTATCGGGCGATCAAGTTAAGGACTCACAACTCATTGGTCAATTCGGTGTTGGTTTTTACTCGGCGTTTATCGTTGCCGATAAAGTGACAGTAAATACACGCAAAGCGGGCGAAGATGCATCACAGGGTACATGCTGGGAATCTAACGGTGAATCCGATTACACTGTCGCTGATATTGTAAAAGCAGACCGTGGTACGGAAATTATTCTTCATCTTCGTGATGATGAAACTGAATTTTTAAATGATTATAAATTACGTGGTATTGTTGCTAAATATTCAGATCATATCAGTATTCCAGTGCAAATGTTTAAAGAAGCAACTCCTGAAACAGAAGGTCCTGACGGTGAAAAAATCCCAGGTAGCGAAGCTGTTTGGGAATCTGTTAATAAAGCGACTGCGCTATGGAGTTGTGCTAAATCTGACCTTAAAGACGAAGAGTATAAAGAGTTCTATAAGCATATTGCCAATGATTTTGAAGACCCATTAACTTGGAGTCATAATAAAGTTGAAGGTGAGCAAGAGTACACAAGCCTATTATATATCCCTAAACGTGCACCATTTGACCTATGGAATCGTGAAAAGGCGCATGGCTTAAAACTTTATGTACAACGTGTATTCATTATGGATGACGCTGAACAGTTTATGCCGACCTACTTGCGTTTTGTAAAAGGTGTCTTAGATTCAAATGATCTACCACTTAACGTGTCTCGTGAAATTCTACAAGATACCCGTATTACTGCTAAATTGCGTAGTGCTTGTACTAAACGTGTTCTTTCTATGCTGGCGAAATTTGCATCGAATAACGAAGAAGAGTACAACAAGTTTTGGAAAGAGTTTGGTCAAGTATTAAAAGAAGGGCCTGCAGAAGACTTTAGCAACAAAGAAAAAATTGCTAAATTATTGCGTTTCTCTTCAACACAGACAGATGCTGCTGAGCAGACAGTTTCACTGGATGCTTACATTAGTCGTATGGTTGAAGGCCAATATAAAATTTACTACATCACAGCTGATAGCTTTAATGCCGCTAAGAATAGCCCTCATCTCGAAGTGCTACGTAAAAAAGGTATCGAAGTACTATTAATGTCTGACCGTATTGATGAGTGGTTCTTAAGTCATTTGACCGAGTACGATGGTAAGAAATTTACTTCTGTTACACAGGGCGATTTAGATTTAGGTAAACTTGATAGCGAAGAAGATAAAAAAGAGCAAGAAAAGCAAGAAACTGAATTTGCTAGCTTTATTGAGCGAGTTAAAACGGTGTTAGGTGATAAAGTTAAAGAAGTACGCTTAACGCACCGTTTAACCACAACACCCTCTTGTATTGTTGCTGATAATGATGATATGAGCACTCAAATGGCCAAGTTAATGGCGCAAATGGGGCAACCTGTTCCCGATAGCAAGCCTATTTTTGAGATTAATCCAGAGCATGAGTTGATTGTTAAATTAGCTGATATGGCCGATGAAGAGTTGTTTGCACAATGGGCTGAATTGCTCCTTGAACAAGCGACACTATCAGAAAAGGGTAGCCTTGATGATCCATCTGCATTTGTAAGTCGTATCAATAAGCTATTACTCGCTTAA